A portion of the Pseudomonas sp. PSE14 genome contains these proteins:
- a CDS encoding benzoate/H(+) symporter BenE family transporter yields MTETTPASAPLRPLADSSPAAVVAGFVAMLTGYTSSLVLMFQAGQAAGLSTAQISSWIWALSIGMALTTIGLTLRYRTPIVIAWSTPGAALLISSLPGVPYGEAIGAFIVCAALITLCGVTGSFDRLMRQVPGSLAAALLAGVLFRICVEILHAAEQQTLLVVAMFLSYLVAKRLSPRYAVFAALLVGIALAGVLGLLDFSHFQLEIARPVWTTPSFSLAATISIGIPLFIVAMASQNMPGLAVLRADGYQVPASPLISTTGIASLLLAPFGSHGINLAAISAAICTGPEAHENPHKRYTAALWCGLFYGVAGIFGATLAALFVALPKALVLSIAALALLGSITNGLTNAMAEARQREAAMVTFLVTASGFTLFSVGSAFWGLVAGLLTQLVLNWRRAP; encoded by the coding sequence ATGACTGAAACCACCCCCGCCTCCGCCCCCCTGCGTCCGCTGGCCGACTCATCCCCCGCCGCCGTGGTGGCCGGCTTCGTCGCCATGCTCACCGGCTACACCAGCTCGCTGGTGCTGATGTTCCAGGCCGGCCAGGCGGCGGGGCTCTCCACCGCGCAGATTTCCTCGTGGATCTGGGCGCTGTCCATCGGCATGGCACTGACCACCATCGGCCTGACCCTGCGCTACCGCACCCCCATCGTCATCGCCTGGTCCACTCCCGGCGCGGCGCTGCTGATCAGCAGCCTGCCCGGCGTGCCCTATGGCGAGGCCATCGGCGCCTTCATCGTCTGCGCAGCCTTGATCACCCTGTGCGGCGTCACCGGCAGCTTCGACCGCCTGATGCGCCAGGTGCCCGGCTCGCTGGCCGCCGCCCTGCTGGCTGGCGTGCTGTTCCGCATCTGCGTGGAAATCCTCCACGCCGCCGAACAGCAAACCCTGCTGGTGGTGGCGATGTTCCTCAGCTACCTCGTCGCCAAGCGCCTGTCGCCGCGCTACGCGGTGTTCGCCGCGCTGCTGGTGGGCATCGCCCTGGCCGGCGTCCTCGGTCTGCTCGACTTCAGCCACTTCCAGCTGGAAATCGCACGCCCGGTGTGGACCACCCCAAGCTTCTCCCTGGCCGCCACCATCAGCATCGGCATCCCGCTGTTCATCGTCGCCATGGCCTCGCAGAACATGCCGGGCCTCGCCGTGTTGCGCGCGGACGGCTACCAGGTGCCCGCCTCGCCGCTAATATCCACCACCGGCATCGCCTCGCTGCTGCTGGCGCCCTTCGGTTCCCACGGCATCAACCTGGCGGCGATCAGCGCAGCCATCTGCACCGGCCCGGAAGCCCACGAGAACCCGCACAAGCGCTACACCGCCGCGCTCTGGTGCGGGCTGTTCTACGGCGTCGCCGGCATCTTCGGCGCCACCCTGGCGGCACTCTTCGTCGCGCTGCCCAAGGCGCTGGTGCTGTCCATCGCGGCGCTGGCCCTGCTCGGCTCGATCACCAACGGCCTGACCAACGCCATGGCCGAAGCCCGGCAGCGCGAAGCGGCGATGGTCACCTTCCTGGTCACCGCCTCGGGCTTCACCCTGTTCTCCGTGGGCTCGGCCTTCTGGGGACTGGTGGCGGGCCTGCTGACGCAGCTGGTACTGAACTGGCGCCGCGCCCCGTAA
- a CDS encoding SDR family oxidoreductase translates to MSQLLSGQVALVTGAGNGIGRATAQAFAQQGVKVVVSDVDAKGGEATVELIRAAGGDATFIRCDVTRDAEVKALVEGTVAAYGRLDYAFNNAGIEIEKGRLAEGEESEFDAIMGVNVKGVWLCMKHQIPVMLAQGGGAIVNTASVAGLGAAPKMSIYAASKHAVIGLTKSAAIEYAKKKVRINAVCPAVIDTDMFRRAYEADPKKAEFAAAMHPVGRVGRVEEIAAAVLYLCSDNAGFTTGIALPVDGGATAI, encoded by the coding sequence ATGAGTCAGCTGCTTTCCGGCCAGGTCGCCCTGGTCACCGGCGCCGGCAACGGCATCGGCCGCGCCACCGCCCAGGCCTTTGCCCAGCAGGGCGTGAAGGTCGTGGTTTCCGACGTCGACGCCAAGGGCGGCGAGGCCACCGTCGAGCTGATCCGCGCGGCGGGCGGCGACGCCACCTTCATCCGTTGCGACGTGACCCGCGATGCCGAGGTCAAGGCGCTGGTGGAAGGTACAGTAGCCGCATACGGTCGCCTGGACTACGCCTTCAACAATGCCGGTATCGAGATCGAGAAGGGCCGGCTGGCCGAGGGCGAGGAAAGCGAGTTCGACGCCATCATGGGGGTCAACGTGAAGGGTGTCTGGCTGTGCATGAAGCACCAGATTCCGGTGATGCTCGCCCAGGGTGGCGGCGCCATCGTCAACACCGCCTCGGTGGCCGGCCTGGGCGCCGCGCCGAAGATGAGCATCTACGCTGCCTCCAAGCATGCGGTGATCGGCCTGACCAAGTCCGCCGCCATCGAATACGCGAAGAAGAAGGTGCGGATCAACGCCGTGTGCCCGGCGGTGATCGATACCGACATGTTCCGCCGCGCCTACGAGGCCGATCCGAAGAAGGCCGAGTTCGCCGCCGCCATGCACCCGGTGGGACGTGTCGGCCGTGTCGAGGAGATTGCCGCTGCCGTGCTGTACCTGTGCAGCGACAATGCCGGCTTCACCACCGGTATCGCGCTGCCGGTGGATGGCGGGGCGACGGCGATCTGA
- a CDS encoding MarR family transcriptional regulator has protein sequence MPDLIKNALQLQAIEAFFYSYRAFTAKPDEMLARRGLSRVHHRILFFIARNPGLSVSQLLAALGVTKQALNTPLRQLLEMHLIRSEAADSDKRKRLLELTPEGSKLEKALRREQDRLLQRAFSEAGEDAVRGWMAVNQAIAHPQERD, from the coding sequence ATGCCTGACCTAATAAAAAACGCGCTTCAACTCCAGGCCATCGAAGCCTTCTTCTACAGCTACCGGGCCTTCACCGCGAAACCGGATGAAATGCTCGCCCGCCGCGGGCTCAGCCGCGTCCACCACCGCATCCTGTTCTTCATCGCGCGCAATCCGGGCCTGAGCGTCAGCCAGCTGCTGGCCGCCCTGGGCGTGACCAAGCAGGCCCTGAACACCCCGCTGCGCCAGCTGCTGGAAATGCACCTGATCCGCAGCGAGGCGGCCGACAGCGACAAGCGCAAGCGCCTGCTGGAACTGACGCCGGAAGGCAGCAAGCTGGAGAAAGCCCTGCGCCGCGAGCAGGACCGGCTGTTGCAGCGCGCCTTCAGCGAGGCCGGCGAGGATGCGGTCAGGGGCTGGATGGCGGTGAACCAGGCCATCGCCCATCCGCAGGAGCGGGATTAA
- a CDS encoding glutathione S-transferase family protein — MYTVYGDQLSGNCYKVKLALHLLGLPYQWRDIDILKGETQTPEFLAKNPNGKVPVLELEDGTCLWESNAILNFLADGSELLPSEPRLRTQVLQWQFFEQYSHEPYVAVARFIEFYLGLPEERREEYASCHKGGYKALKVMEKQLEQTPYLVGDRYSIADITLYAYTHVAHQGGFDLSNFPAINAWLARVADHPRHVTMQD; from the coding sequence ATGTACACCGTCTACGGCGATCAACTCTCCGGCAACTGCTACAAGGTCAAGCTGGCTCTGCACCTGCTCGGCCTGCCTTACCAGTGGCGCGATATCGATATCCTCAAGGGCGAGACCCAGACCCCCGAATTCCTCGCGAAGAACCCCAACGGCAAGGTGCCGGTGCTGGAGCTGGAGGACGGCACCTGCCTGTGGGAGTCCAACGCCATCCTCAACTTCCTCGCCGACGGCAGCGAGCTGCTGCCCAGCGAGCCGCGCCTGCGCACCCAGGTGCTGCAATGGCAGTTCTTCGAGCAGTACAGCCATGAGCCCTACGTGGCGGTGGCGCGCTTCATCGAGTTCTACCTCGGCCTGCCCGAGGAGCGTCGCGAGGAGTACGCCAGTTGCCACAAGGGCGGCTACAAGGCGTTGAAGGTGATGGAGAAACAGCTGGAGCAGACGCCCTATCTGGTCGGTGACCGCTACTCGATCGCCGACATCACCTTGTACGCCTACACCCACGTGGCGCACCAGGGCGGCTTCGATCTGTCGAATTTCCCGGCGATCAATGCCTGGCTGGCGCGGGTGGCTGATCATCCCCGGCATGTCACCATGCAGGACTGA
- a CDS encoding AAA family ATPase, which produces MLHTLAVANYRSINSLVLPLGRLNLITGANGSGKSNLYRALRLLAETAQGGVVNALAREGGLESTFWAGPETHSRRMRTGEVEVQGGPRNDVKRLRLGFAGEDFGYAIALGLPPPPVVSAFGLDPEIKHESIWAGPWYRPASQLVERNGPMLRAREGRSWQVLEQHIPTFDSLFTQIGSGSDCPEALLLRDQIRGWRFYDHFRTDADAPARQPQLGTRTPVLHHDGRDLAAALQTIREIGDARALETAISDAFPGAELQIDCQPGGRFAVALKQYGLLRPLSAAELSDGTLRYLLLVAALLTPRPPSLMVLNEPETSLHPDLLPALGRLIIQASKHTQVWVVSHASRLIATLEEHPDCNCLHLDKELGQTRIRDQGMFDAPAWHWAD; this is translated from the coding sequence ATGCTGCACACCCTGGCCGTCGCCAACTACCGCTCGATCAACTCGCTGGTGCTGCCGCTGGGCCGGCTGAACCTGATCACCGGCGCCAACGGCAGCGGCAAGTCCAACCTCTATCGCGCCCTGCGCCTGCTCGCCGAGACGGCACAAGGCGGCGTGGTCAATGCGCTGGCCCGCGAAGGCGGACTGGAATCCACCTTCTGGGCCGGGCCGGAAACCCATTCACGGCGCATGCGCACGGGCGAGGTGGAAGTCCAGGGCGGCCCACGCAACGACGTAAAGCGCCTGCGCCTGGGCTTTGCTGGCGAAGACTTCGGTTACGCCATCGCCCTCGGCCTGCCACCGCCGCCGGTGGTCAGCGCCTTCGGCCTGGACCCGGAGATCAAGCACGAAAGCATCTGGGCTGGCCCCTGGTATCGCCCCGCGTCACAACTGGTGGAACGCAACGGCCCGATGCTGCGCGCCCGCGAAGGCCGCAGCTGGCAAGTGCTGGAACAGCACATCCCGACCTTCGACAGCCTGTTCACCCAGATCGGCAGCGGCTCCGACTGCCCCGAAGCGCTACTACTGCGCGACCAGATTCGCGGCTGGCGCTTCTATGACCACTTCCGCACCGACGCCGACGCTCCCGCGCGCCAGCCGCAACTGGGCACGCGCACGCCGGTGCTGCACCACGACGGCCGCGACCTCGCCGCCGCGCTGCAAACCATTCGTGAAATCGGCGATGCCCGCGCCCTGGAAACCGCCATCAGCGACGCCTTCCCCGGCGCCGAGCTACAGATCGACTGCCAACCGGGCGGGCGCTTCGCCGTCGCCTTGAAGCAATACGGCCTGCTGCGGCCACTGAGCGCAGCGGAACTGTCGGACGGCACCCTGCGCTACCTGCTGCTGGTAGCCGCCCTGCTCACCCCACGCCCGCCGTCGCTGATGGTGCTCAACGAACCGGAAACCAGCCTGCACCCGGACCTGTTGCCGGCGCTGGGGCGGCTGATCATCCAGGCGTCGAAGCACACCCAGGTGTGGGTCGTCTCCCACGCCAGCCGGTTGATCGCCACGCTGGAGGAACACCCGGACTGCAATTGCCTGCACCTGGACAAGGAACTGGGCCAGACACGCATCCGCGACCAGGGCATGTTCGACGCGCCGGCGTGGCATTGGGCGGATTGA
- a CDS encoding cache domain-containing protein: MKTLLKSLLLVSLLTSSFSLFAAQATTPTEATRAQALLTKAVTYYKKEGDKAFAAFSRQGEFIDGDLYVFVVDSKGTMLASGGPSVVLIGRDVSTTLDPSLREQFAKTLAQPATGKVQQADYRWKNWADGRTERKHVYYERVGDRFIATGYYLPRATPERAMAMLDKAAKAIETDPAGTFRKINALDSSFIEDDLYVFAVDLDTSKFVAHGFNSRMVGTDFATLKDPGGNPVGHAMLELARGKGEGEFAYQWRNPVTTQVENKHAFLRKVGHYMVAVGYYTR; the protein is encoded by the coding sequence ATGAAAACGCTGTTGAAATCGCTGTTGCTGGTTTCCCTGCTGACTTCTTCCTTCTCCCTGTTCGCCGCCCAGGCCACCACGCCGACCGAGGCCACGCGCGCCCAGGCGCTGCTGACCAAAGCGGTGACCTACTACAAGAAGGAGGGCGACAAGGCCTTTGCGGCGTTCAGCCGCCAGGGCGAATTCATCGATGGTGATCTCTACGTCTTCGTGGTGGACAGCAAGGGCACCATGCTGGCCAGCGGCGGGCCGTCGGTGGTGCTGATCGGCCGCGACGTGTCGACGACGCTCGATCCCTCCCTGCGCGAACAGTTCGCCAAGACGCTCGCCCAGCCCGCCACCGGCAAGGTGCAACAGGCGGACTACCGCTGGAAGAACTGGGCCGACGGCCGCACCGAACGCAAGCACGTGTACTACGAGCGGGTCGGCGACCGCTTCATCGCCACCGGCTACTACCTGCCGCGCGCCACGCCGGAGCGGGCGATGGCGATGCTGGACAAGGCGGCGAAGGCCATCGAGACCGATCCGGCTGGCACTTTCCGCAAGATCAATGCGCTCGATAGCAGCTTCATCGAAGACGATCTCTACGTGTTCGCCGTCGATCTCGATACCTCGAAGTTCGTCGCCCACGGCTTCAACAGCCGCATGGTCGGCACCGACTTCGCAACGCTGAAGGATCCGGGCGGCAACCCGGTCGGCCATGCCATGCTGGAACTCGCCCGTGGCAAGGGCGAAGGGGAGTTCGCCTACCAGTGGCGCAACCCGGTGACCACCCAGGTGGAGAACAAGCACGCCTTCCTGCGCAAGGTCGGCCACTACATGGTCGCGGTCGGCTACTACACGCGCTGA
- a CDS encoding PLP-dependent aminotransferase family protein: MAFSERIARLKSSLIREILAAAQRPEVMSFAGGLPAEPMLPKVEWAEMPVSMGQYGMSEGEPALREAIATEARRLGVPCEASQVLIVSGSQQTLDLASKLFIDPGTEVLLEAPTYLAALQAFQLFGANCLTVPLGAEGPDVAALRQRLETSKPSFAYLIPTFQNPSGVRYSEQRRDEVAAVLDEFGVTLIEDEPYRELVFDDGAATPLVSRLKKASWIYTGTVSKTLLPGLRVGFLIATPDLFPHLLRLKQSADLHTNRVGQWQALQWFGTEAYRGHLAELRDFYRIRRDAMQAQLEEHFAELAEWNVPQGGLFYWLKLRQPLDTRTLLDAALAQNVAFMPGEPFFTQPDANPGYLRLNFSHVAPERAGEGLRRLAAVIRDAQAAKSS, from the coding sequence ATGGCCTTCTCCGAACGCATTGCCCGTCTGAAAAGCTCCTTGATCCGTGAAATCCTTGCCGCGGCGCAGCGTCCGGAAGTGATGTCCTTCGCCGGTGGCCTGCCCGCCGAGCCGATGCTGCCGAAGGTCGAGTGGGCCGAGATGCCGGTGAGCATGGGGCAGTACGGCATGAGCGAGGGCGAGCCTGCGCTGCGCGAGGCCATCGCCACCGAAGCCCGACGCCTGGGCGTGCCCTGCGAGGCGAGCCAGGTGCTGATCGTCAGTGGCTCGCAGCAGACCCTGGACCTGGCCAGCAAGCTGTTCATCGATCCGGGCACCGAGGTGCTGCTCGAAGCGCCGACCTACCTGGCCGCGCTGCAGGCCTTCCAGCTGTTCGGCGCCAACTGCCTGACCGTGCCGCTGGGCGCCGAAGGCCCGGACGTCGCGGCCCTGCGCCAGCGCCTGGAGACCAGCAAGCCGTCCTTCGCCTACCTGATCCCGACTTTCCAGAATCCGTCCGGCGTGCGCTACAGCGAACAGCGCCGCGATGAGGTTGCCGCCGTGCTCGACGAGTTCGGCGTGACCCTGATCGAAGACGAACCCTACCGCGAGCTGGTGTTCGACGACGGCGCCGCCACCCCGCTGGTCAGCCGCCTGAAGAAGGCCAGCTGGATCTACACCGGCACCGTCTCCAAGACGCTGCTGCCGGGTCTGCGCGTGGGCTTCCTGATCGCCACCCCGGACCTGTTCCCGCACCTGCTGCGCCTGAAACAGTCCGCCGACCTGCATACCAACCGCGTCGGCCAGTGGCAGGCGCTGCAGTGGTTCGGCACCGAGGCTTATCGTGGCCACCTGGCCGAGCTGCGCGATTTCTACCGCATCCGCCGCGACGCCATGCAGGCGCAGCTGGAGGAGCACTTCGCCGAGCTGGCCGAGTGGAACGTGCCGCAGGGCGGCCTGTTCTACTGGCTGAAACTCAGGCAGCCGCTGGACACCCGTACGCTGCTGGACGCGGCCCTGGCGCAGAACGTAGCCTTCATGCCCGGCGAACCCTTCTTCACCCAACCGGATGCCAACCCCGGCTACCTGCGGCTGAACTTCAGCCATGTGGCGCCGGAGCGCGCGGGCGAAGGTCTGCGCCGCCTGGCTGCCGTGATCCGCGACGCGCAAGCCGCCAAATCCAGCTGA
- a CDS encoding bile acid:sodium symporter family protein — protein sequence MTDSPLLTLFLPISLGIIMLGLGLSLTIADFVRVVRYPKPVIIGLVCQIILLPLACFLITLGFALEAALAVGMMLLASAPGGTTANLYSHLAHGDVALNITLTAVNSVIAILTMPLIVNLSLLYFMNDGQTIPLQFGKVVQVFIIVLGPVAIGMLIRRQLPRLAAALQKPVKILSALLLLVIIVLAVAKDWPTFVAYAPVVGAAALCFNLLSLAVGYWVPRLLKLPKPQAVAIGMEIGIHNGTLAIALALSPMLLNNKTMAIPAAIYGVLMFFTAAIFGWWVSRGVTKAAADQVAA from the coding sequence ATGACCGACAGCCCCTTGCTGACCCTCTTCTTGCCCATTTCCCTGGGCATCATCATGCTCGGCCTCGGTCTGTCCCTGACGATCGCCGATTTCGTCCGCGTCGTGCGCTATCCCAAACCGGTCATCATCGGGCTGGTCTGCCAGATCATCCTGCTGCCGCTGGCCTGTTTCCTGATCACCCTCGGCTTCGCCCTGGAGGCGGCGCTGGCGGTGGGCATGATGCTGCTCGCCTCGGCGCCCGGCGGCACTACCGCCAACCTCTACAGCCACCTGGCCCATGGTGACGTGGCGCTGAACATCACGCTGACCGCGGTGAACTCGGTGATCGCCATCCTCACCATGCCGCTGATCGTCAACCTGTCGCTGCTCTACTTCATGAACGACGGCCAGACCATCCCGCTGCAGTTCGGCAAGGTGGTGCAGGTGTTCATCATCGTCCTGGGGCCGGTGGCCATCGGCATGCTCATCCGCCGCCAGTTGCCGAGACTGGCGGCCGCGTTGCAGAAGCCGGTGAAGATCCTCTCCGCGCTGTTGCTGCTGGTGATCATCGTCCTGGCGGTGGCCAAGGACTGGCCGACCTTCGTCGCCTATGCCCCGGTCGTCGGCGCGGCGGCGCTGTGCTTCAACCTGCTCAGCCTCGCCGTCGGCTACTGGGTGCCGCGCCTGCTCAAATTGCCCAAGCCGCAGGCGGTGGCCATTGGCATGGAGATCGGCATCCACAACGGCACCCTCGCCATCGCCCTGGCGCTCAGTCCCATGCTGCTGAACAACAAGACCATGGCGATCCCGGCGGCGATCTACGGCGTATTGATGTTCTTCACCGCCGCCATCTTCGGCTGGTGGGTGAGCCGGGGCGTGACCAAGGCCGCAGCGGATCAGGTGGCTGCCTGA
- a CDS encoding bacteriohemerythrin — protein MAYLVWQEDLNTGIQVIDTQHKRIVEMINQLHDAQAQHDRALLGNVIEELVDYTLSHFAFEETLLEDSGYQFTRAHKKVHELFIKRVSDYRLRFESGEDVADELKGLLGRWLFNHIRNDDANYVEAVKSSMQELTRDQSQGGWLSRSMKRFFG, from the coding sequence ATGGCCTATCTGGTCTGGCAGGAGGATCTCAATACCGGGATTCAGGTAATCGACACGCAGCACAAGCGCATCGTCGAGATGATCAATCAGCTGCACGACGCGCAGGCGCAGCATGACCGGGCGCTGCTGGGCAACGTGATCGAGGAACTGGTCGACTACACCCTGTCGCATTTCGCCTTCGAGGAGACCCTGCTGGAGGACTCCGGCTACCAGTTCACCCGCGCCCACAAGAAGGTGCACGAACTGTTCATCAAGCGGGTTTCCGACTACCGCCTGCGCTTCGAGTCCGGCGAGGACGTGGCCGATGAGCTCAAGGGGCTGCTGGGTCGCTGGCTGTTCAATCACATCCGCAACGACGACGCCAACTACGTGGAGGCGGTGAAGTCCAGCATGCAGGAGCTGACCCGCGACCAGAGCCAGGGCGGCTGGCTGTCGCGCTCGATGAAACGCTTCTTCGGCTGA
- a CDS encoding LysE family translocator, with protein sequence MPIELLGAFVLFAFVTSITPGPNNMMLLASGVNFGIRRTIPHMLGISIGFLLLVVAVGTGLHQLFERFPASYQALRYAGGAYLVYLAWKIARAGAPEAAGENNARPMSFLQAAAFQWVNPKAWVMAVGAIATYLPPDAFISNVILLATLFAVVNLPSVGVWTILGSLLRRWLEDPVRLRLFNLSMATLLVASLYPLLTSA encoded by the coding sequence ATGCCCATCGAACTCCTCGGCGCCTTCGTGCTGTTCGCCTTCGTCACTTCCATCACCCCCGGTCCAAACAACATGATGTTGCTGGCCTCGGGCGTGAACTTCGGCATTCGCCGGACCATCCCGCACATGCTCGGCATCAGCATCGGCTTCCTGCTGCTGGTGGTGGCCGTCGGTACCGGCCTGCACCAGCTGTTCGAACGCTTCCCGGCGAGCTACCAGGCGCTGCGCTATGCCGGCGGCGCCTACCTGGTCTACCTCGCGTGGAAGATCGCCCGCGCCGGCGCCCCCGAAGCGGCCGGCGAGAACAACGCAAGGCCGATGAGCTTCCTCCAGGCCGCCGCCTTCCAGTGGGTCAACCCCAAGGCCTGGGTCATGGCGGTGGGCGCCATCGCCACCTACCTGCCGCCCGACGCCTTCATCAGCAACGTGATCCTCCTGGCCACCCTGTTCGCCGTGGTCAACCTGCCCAGCGTGGGCGTCTGGACTATCCTCGGTAGCCTGTTGCGGCGCTGGCTGGAGGACCCCGTGCGCCTGCGCCTGTTCAACCTGAGCATGGCCACCCTGCTGGTCGCCTCGCTCTACCCGCTGCTCACCAGCGCCTGA
- a CDS encoding NADP-dependent oxidoreductase, which yields MTAQINRQFQLAQRPVGAATRDTFAYVETAVGEPGPGQILVQNQYLSLDPAMRGWMNDAKSYIAPVAIGDVMRALGVGKVIASQHPDFKVGDEVNGALGVQDYFLGEPKGFYKVDSQRAPLPLYLSALGMTGMTAYFGFLDVGQPQAGDTVVVSGAAGAVGSVVGQIAKIKGCRVVGIAGGADKCRYLVEELGFDGAIDYKAEDVNAGLKRECPKGVNVFFDNVGGDILDAVLARLAPKARVVICGAISQYNNKEAVRGPANYLSLLVNRARMEGMVVMDYANRFPEGFKDMATWIAEGKLKSKEDIVEGLETFPETLAKLFSGENFGKLVLKV from the coding sequence ATGACCGCCCAGATCAATCGCCAGTTCCAGCTCGCCCAGCGCCCGGTCGGCGCCGCCACCCGCGACACCTTCGCCTACGTGGAAACCGCGGTCGGCGAGCCCGGCCCCGGCCAGATCCTGGTACAGAACCAGTACCTCTCGCTGGACCCGGCCATGCGCGGCTGGATGAACGACGCCAAGTCCTACATCGCCCCGGTGGCCATCGGCGACGTGATGCGCGCCCTGGGCGTGGGCAAGGTGATCGCCTCGCAGCACCCGGACTTCAAGGTCGGCGACGAAGTGAACGGCGCCCTCGGCGTGCAGGACTACTTCCTCGGCGAGCCCAAGGGCTTCTACAAGGTCGACAGCCAGCGCGCACCGCTGCCGCTGTACCTCTCGGCACTGGGCATGACCGGCATGACCGCCTACTTCGGCTTCCTCGACGTGGGTCAGCCGCAGGCAGGCGATACCGTGGTGGTCTCCGGCGCCGCCGGGGCGGTGGGCAGCGTGGTCGGGCAGATTGCGAAGATCAAGGGCTGCCGGGTGGTGGGCATCGCCGGTGGCGCGGACAAATGCCGCTACCTGGTGGAGGAGCTGGGCTTCGACGGCGCCATCGACTACAAGGCCGAGGACGTCAACGCCGGCCTCAAGCGCGAGTGCCCCAAGGGCGTGAACGTGTTCTTCGACAACGTCGGTGGCGACATCCTCGACGCCGTGCTGGCCCGCCTGGCGCCCAAGGCGCGGGTGGTGATCTGCGGCGCCATCAGCCAGTACAACAACAAGGAAGCGGTGCGCGGCCCGGCCAACTACCTGTCGCTGCTGGTCAACCGCGCGCGTATGGAAGGCATGGTGGTAATGGACTACGCCAACCGCTTCCCGGAAGGCTTCAAGGACATGGCGACCTGGATCGCCGAGGGCAAGCTCAAGTCGAAGGAAGACATCGTCGAGGGACTGGAAACCTTCCCCGAGACCCTGGCGAAACTCTTCAGTGGGGAGAACTTCGGCAAGCTGGTCTTGAAGGTCTGA